In the Azospirillum humicireducens genome, TCGAACACCTCGCGGGCTTCGCGCAGCGGCAGGCCCATGATCTCGCCGCCCTTGTCCCATTTCAGAACGGTGGGCGTGATCGCGCCGATCTCCGGCGGAAGGGTGTCGGCGCGGATCGGCTCCTTCGGGTCGCCCTGCGCCATGATCAGCAGCCAGTCCACCACATTGCGCAGCTGGCGCACGTTGCCCGGCCAGTCATAGGCCTGGAGCGCCGCCATGGCGTCCTCGCCGAATTCGCGGACCGGCAGGCCGGACGCCTCGGCGGAGCGCTGCATGAAATGGCGGGCGAGAACCGGAATGTCCTCCCGCCGCTCGGCCAGCGACGGCACGCGGATCGGCACCACCGACAGGCGGTAGAACAGATCCTGGCGGAAACGGCCCTGCTCGATCTCCGCCTGCAGGTCGCGGTTGGAGGTGGCGATGACGCGCACGTCGACCTCGACCCGCTGACCGCCGCCGACCCGTTCGAACACCTGCTCCTGCAGGGCGCGGACGATCTTGCCCTGGGTTTCCAGCGGCATGTCGGCGACCTCGTCCAGCAGCAGCGTGCCGCCATGGGCCTGCTCGAAGGTGCCGATCTTGCGGCTGGGGCCGTCGACGCCGGCCTCGGTCCCGAACAGCTCCATCTCCAGCCGTTCCGGCCGCATGGTGGCGCAGTTCAGCCCGACGAAGGGACCGCCGGCGCGGCGCGACCGGGCGTGGATCAGGCGCGCGACCACCTCCTTGCCGGCGCCGGCCGGGCCGGAGATCAGCACGCGGCTGCCGGTGGGCGCCACCTTGTCGATCGACTGGCGCACCTGATTGACCGCGGAGGAGCGGCCGATCAGCTCGACGTCGCCGCCGGCACGCAGCTTCAGCTCCTGATTTTCGCGTCTCAGCCGCGCCGCCTCGATGGCGCGCTCCACCATCAGCAGCAGGCGATCGGCCTTGAACGGCTTCTCGATGAAGTCGTAGGCGCCGATCTTGATCGCCTGCACCGCGGTTTCGATGTTGCCGTGGCCGGAGATCATGATCACCGGCAGGTTGGCATGGTCGCGCATCAGCTGTTCCAGGATCTGCAGGCCGTCCAGCCTGCTGCCCTGCAGCCAGATG is a window encoding:
- a CDS encoding sigma-54-dependent transcriptional regulator; protein product: MAHDILIVDDEADIRMLIAGILNDEGIKTREAADADQAFAQVASRRPSLVVLDIWLQGSRLDGLQILEQLMRDHANLPVIMISGHGNIETAVQAIKIGAYDFIEKPFKADRLLLMVERAIEAARLRRENQELKLRAGGDVELIGRSSAVNQVRQSIDKVAPTGSRVLISGPAGAGKEVVARLIHARSRRAGGPFVGLNCATMRPERLEMELFGTEAGVDGPSRKIGTFEQAHGGTLLLDEVADMPLETQGKIVRALQEQVFERVGGGQRVEVDVRVIATSNRDLQAEIEQGRFRQDLFYRLSVVPIRVPSLAERREDIPVLARHFMQRSAEASGLPVREFGEDAMAALQAYDWPGNVRQLRNVVDWLLIMAQGDPKEPIRADTLPPEIGAITPTVLKWDKGGEIMGLPLREAREVFEREYLLAQVTRFGGNISRTASFVGMERSALHRKLKSLGVHGSEKGKMFIE